The Tolypothrix sp. PCC 7712 DNA segment TCACTGTGGAGCAAATCAAGGGCTGGATGTACGAAATTGTTGGGGCTAACTTAGCAGACTGGATAGGCGAGGGTGTTATCAGACTCAATCAAATTTGACTGCTTTTAGTTGCTGGTGTCTACTCTCAAAATTACCCTTTTTCGTGGACACCGGATACCAGACATCACAGACACGAAACCTTGAAACCCTTATACAGTATAGACATTGGCAGACACTACCCCAGACCAAAAATGTCTTTGTCGTGTCTGCTAGACACCAATAATAAATCAGTTATTTAATCAAATATCTATCTCCCAATCTGAGATCACCAAGTTATTAATACGTTGAAATTCTCTTGTGTTATGGGTGATGAGGGTTAAGTTATTTGTCAGTGCGATAGCGGCAATTTGTAAATCATACGCTCCAATGGGCGTGCCTAATACTTCTAGTTGAGAGCGAATTGTGCCAAATGTCATTGCTGCTAAATCATCAAAGGGTAGTGATGTGAATTGGGCTAAAAATTGTTGTTGTAAGCTCAGATTCCGTTGTGGGTTGGCACTTTTCATTGACCCATAAAATAGTTCAGCTTTGACGATTGAGCAAACGG contains these protein-coding regions:
- the vapC gene encoding type II toxin-antitoxin system tRNA(fMet)-specific endonuclease VapC; its protein translation is MKFLLDTNTCIIYLRGKNATLKQKLESTATKDIAVCSIVKAELFYGSMKSANPQRNLSLQQQFLAQFTSLPFDDLAAMTFGTIRSQLEVLGTPIGAYDLQIAAIALTNNLTLITHNTREFQRINNLVISDWEIDI